The genomic window ATGTGCGCCTCACTTTAATATtatctttgcctaagcagattTCTGTATGTCTAGTGACTTTCAAATCCCACACAAAAATCAATGCAGCTTATTGAATGccctttatttaattatttatttattgacacgTGGGCTTGTCTGAGCTAAGTGCTTTCATAAATTATTCACCCTGGTGTTACATAGCAGTGCTGTGATCAAGTGAAGCCTTTTGCTATGGTACAGACAGGAAGATGTAAtctatttctttccctttatgATCACCCAAAAGGGTAGCTTTTGCTTGATTTATCAGTGCCAAGGGTTGGAAGGTTGCAGTTGACTGTCATCGGCTACATAATGgaaatttgaaaaagaaaatctctTATGTTGGTGAGCAAGTACTCTCCTcgtcttcttttttaaaatgttactgttGCTTCACACCTATTTTGCAGACAGGAGGATCTCTTTTCCCATTGGTTGCTGTGCAGTTTAAGTAGCCAGCTGTCCTTGATGCTCACTGCTtacaaaatatcagggttggaagggacctcaagaggtcatgtagtccaaccccctgctcaaagcaggaccaatccccaactaaatcatcccagccagggctttgtcaagcctgaccttaaaaaccattgaaggagattccaccacctccctaggtaacccattccagtgcttcaccactcgcctagtgaaaaagtttttcctaatatccaacctagtcctcccccactgcaacttgacatcattgctccttgttctgtcatcaagtaccactgagaacagtctagatccatcctctttagaacttcctttcaggtaattgaaagcagctatcaaatcccccctcattcttctcttctgcagactaaacaatcccagttccctcaacctctcctcataagtcatgtgctccagccgcctaatcatttttgttgccctccgctggactttttccaatttttccacatccttgtagtgtggggcccaaaactgaacacagtactccagatgaggcctcaccaatgccgaatagaggggatgatcatgtccctcaatctgctggcaatgccctaaCTTAcacagccccaaatgccattagccttctcggcaacaagggcacactgttgactcatatccagcttctcgtccactgtaacccctaggtccttttctgcagaactgctgcctagccatttggtccctagtctgtagcagtgcatgggattcttctgtccgaagtgcaggactctgcacttgtccttgttgaacgtcatcagatttcttttggcccaatcctctaatttgtgtaggtccctctgtatcctgtccctaccctccagtgtatctgccactccttccagtttagtgtcacctgcaaacttgctgaggatgcagtccacgccatcctccacatcattaatgaagatattgaacaacatCGGCtccaggactgatccttggggcactctgcttgataccggctgccagctagacatggaaccattgatcactacctgttgagcctgacaatctagccagctttctatccaccttatagtccattcatccagcccatacttctttaacttgctggcaagaatactgtgggagactgtatcaaaagctttgccaaaGTCAAGGAAtgacacatccactgctttcccctcatccacagagccagttatctcctcacagaaggcaattaggttagtcaggcatgacttgcccttggtgaatccatgctgactgttcctgatcactttcctctcctctaagtgcatcagaatggattccttgaggacctgctccatgatttttccagggactgaggtgaggctgactggcctgtagttccccagatcctcctccttcccttttttaaagatgggcactacagtagtctttttccagtcatccggaacctcccccgatcgccatgagttttcaaagataatggccaatggctcttcaGTCACATCTggcaactcctttagcacccttggatgcagcgcatccagccccatggacttgtgctcgtccagtttttctaaatagtccctaaccacttctttctccacagagggctgatcacctcctccccatgctgtgctgcccagtgcagcagtctgggagctgaccttgactgtgaagacagaggcaaaaaaatcattgagtccattagcttcttccacatcctctgtcactaggttgcctccctcattcagtaagtggCCCACACGTTTCTTGACTTcctccttgttgctaacatacctgaagaaacccttcttgttactcttaacatctcttgctagttgcaactccaagtgtgatttggccttcctgatttcactcctgcatgcctgagtaatatttttatactcctccctggtcatttgtccaatcttccacttcttgtaagcttcttttttgtgtttaagatcagcaaggatttcactgttaagccaagctggtcatctgccatatttactatccTTTCTACAcaccaggatggtttgttcctgcaacctcaataaggattctttaaaatacagccagtctctcctggactcctttccccctcatgttagtctcccagaggatcctgcccatcagttccccgagggagtcaaagtctgcttttctgaagtccaggggccgtattctgctgctctcctttcttccttgtgtcaagatcctgaactcgaccatctcatggtcactgcctcccaggttcccacccacttttgcttctcctactaactcttctctgtttgtgagcaggagGTCTAAAAGAGCTCTGTCCCTAGTTGGttgctccagcacttgcaccaggaaattgtcccctacactttccaaaaactgcCTGGATTGTCTGTGTACTGCtgcattgctctcccagcagatatcagagtgattaaagtctcccatgagaaccagggcctgtaatctagtaacttctgttagttgctggaagaaaccTTGTccccctcatcctcctggtctggtggtctatggcagactcccaccacaacatcacccttgttgctcacacttctaaacttaatccagagacactcaggtttttctgcagtttcatatcagagctctgagcagtcatactgctctgttacatacaatgcaactcctgcACCTTTCCTaccttgcctgtccttcctgaacagtttatatccatccatgacagtactccagtcatgtgagttatcccaccaagtctgttattccaatcacatcataattccttgactgtgccaggacttccagttctccctgcttgtttcccaggcttcttgcatttgtgtacaggcacttaagataacttgctgattgtcccgctttctcagtatgaggcaggagtcctcccctcttgtgtgttcctgcttgtgcttcctcccggtatcccacttccccacttacctcagggctttggtctccttcccccagtaaacttagtttaaagccctcctcactaggttagccagcctgctgctTGTTACTACAAGTCTGAGTGCTGTTCCTCTCCAGTGTTGTTATGGGGAATTTATCAGACTCCCTCCCCGCTCTTTCTCCCTGTTGTAATGCAACTGTGTATTGCACTTGTGCTCAGGTTGAAGATTCTTAAAAGCAAATACAAGCTGTGAAGGCTTGTTTTCTTGACCACCAATTCCTTTACTGTTGATAAAATGAATTCTAGTATATGGCAGTCGAGCAGGTGTTCTAAGGTTCTTTCCACCTTTCAGGTCAGCATTCATTTGCTGCGACACTGCTCTGAGGTGCTCTCCACCTGCACTTCATAAATATGGGACTCCAAAGTGATTAGTGATATTTAACTGGGTTGCTTTTCATAATTTGCAAGAAGTGCCTGTGTCGGAGCTCGTACCTCATCGGCCCCTTAGGTCACGGGGGCGGGAGATAGCACAGACTCTCTATGCCCAAGTCCATGTTCTAAACCTTCTGTAGTTTGCACAGGGGGTGGCCCAATGGCTTGAGTCCATCTACTTCCCCTTGTTGATTGGGATAGTGCCACCTACCGGCCGGGGTCCATACAATGTGCCCCTAGGGCAGTgcagcccaatggccagagtccaccTAATTCCTCTCCCCTAGTGGGGTAATGCAGCCTAGCGGCTGGAGTTCATATAACTCACTGTGTGGGGCCAGCTCCTCTCAAAGGAGGATGGCCCaggtagggggacccaggcccactcaCTCCactgggtcctgacccagggccctgctTGTGGCGAGTTCTCCTCACCAGTGGTTTGGCAGGGATCTTCTCAAAACACTCTGGCCTGAACGGTCTCAGCACCGTTCCCCTTTAAGaactccctgggtcacttcctaccatattCTCAGATTCTGTCAGGTCCGTAGTGTCCTTGAGTTTCCCTCTGCAGTGCAGCTGGGCATGTCTGGCCTCTGCATCTCAGGGTGCAAGCCTCTCTTCTGCTGGAGAGCGCAACAAGCCTTCTTCCCCTCTGATGGTCCCCCcgactgagcagctctgcaggttTTTATACCTGACTTCCAGGTGGAGCATGCCAGGGTGTGGTTTCCTCTGTTAGGAGGGATGGATTCACCCCTGCTGTACCAGTTTAGGGCCAATCCGCCCTGTCACAGCGCTGGATTGGACACCTGAAGTTCTTTCATTCTGAGATGCAGTGTGTGCTGTGGCTGTATCACTGTTCTCCAAGTGCCTGGCTGACCTTTTGAGAGAGAACCATTGTGCTCTGCTACTGGGCCTGTTTTGAGCAGGCATTGAGCTATTCCACATTCTTCTGAAGTGGGTGATATGGACTCCCTGTTTGCTGGGGACTGAAAAGAAGAGCAAATTCTTTTTGGGTCTGAGTTTGAAGAGGTACAGAAGAATGTAGGGCTTTGTCTCAGCCAAAGCTTTGTGATTTCATTTGCTGGGTGATCATCGATTGGAGTGCTGTAAGGAGACTGAATACTACAGCTGATCTTATTTGCCAACAGCGGGGCTTGTAAAACATGTCTCTATGTATTAGGATTATTTTTGTACCAAACTtctgagatttttaaggccagaagggatctcCTGCATAATCCAGGCCCTAGGCTTTCACCCATCATTCCTGGAGTGGAGGGAGTCATTTCCCTGGCTGTGTGAGTGGATGCTGTGGAGGATATCTCTTAGAAAGTTATGGTCACAACTTTTTTTCAAACCATTCTTGTTGGAATATTGTTGAAAATGTATTCTGATTCCTTTATAAAAATGCATTGAAAAGTAAACTGCTTTGCAAGTTTCTATGGCAGCTGTGAAAGCAGCTTGGGCTCAGGTTTCACACTTTGTGGTTCACACTCTTGCAGCCAAGTTGCAGTCCCCTCTAGTGAAGCGTTAACTCCAGTGAGAATCTCACTGTTATTTTAAACACAGTGACGCCTCATGGGTTTCTGTACAATTTTATGCAGAATTGCTGATTAATACCATTACAATTATAATTACATATCTGTGTGTATCTATAGATACATACACACCCCACCTCATATGGCTGAAAGTCCATCCCAATAGGTGGGTAAATAAAGTTTCTGATTGATGTAACTGGAGCTACTTATTAAACTATATCTCCTTTTCCCAAGTGAAATATGTGGTTGTCCTCTGAGTATAAATCATCTTCAAAGAGAGACTCATTGTTTAACAAAACTGGAATGCCTAGAACAGCCTACAAAGTGATTACCAGTTGCGTCTAGAGACAgcagtctgagggcttgtctacatcagaaagttgcagcgctggtgagggagttacagcgctgcaactttgaaggtgtacacatctgcagggcaccaccagcgctgcaactccctgtttgcagcgctggccgtactcccgttttgtctcgggtgtagaggatccagcgctggtgatccagcgctggtaatccaatgtagacacttaccagcgcttttcttgacctccgtggaaggaggaagcctctggtaatcaagctggtctcctttctcggtttgctctctcgttcccggagcccagagcaagcaggtctccttccctgcggtttgctgggtggctccgggaacgcgagagcaaaccgcggcgaagcgggtctcctttcccggtttgctctctcgttcccggagccccgagcaagcaggtctccttccctgcggtttgctgggtggctccgggaacgagagagcaaaccgcggcgaagcgggtctcctttcccggtttgctctctcgttcccggagccccgagcaagcagatctccttccctgcggtttgctgggtggctccgggaacgagagagcaaaccgcggcgaagcgggtctcctttccgggtttgctctctcgttcccggaaccccccttgaagccgcccaacagcgctgcagtgtggccacatctaacaccacttgcagcgctggttgctgtaagtgtggccactctgcagcgctggccctatacagctgtactaatacagctgtaacaaccagcgctgcaaaactttagatgtagacatggcctgagtaaaAGTGAAGGATATGCTGGAAGGTTGTATAGGGAAGTTCTTCTTTTGTTAAATGCCTGTACTGTAGGGGCTTTGGAGTTGAATGCAAGAAACTGGTTTATGGCACAAGTCTGTCTTTTTGATTAGAAACATTCTGTTCTTGTTCTTGTAAGTACTTACAGTCTGTCAcatgtgttgttttttgttttccccccAACCTGCAGAGGGGAATAGGAAGGTGAATTGTGTGTTCTCCTAGCAACCTTCAATTAAACTCAGACTGCCATAGATCAAACAACAGAACAGATGGATAATGGAGACTGGGGATATATGGTAAGTGATCCAATATAAAGCTAAGTGCATGCTGAAAAATAGAATTAGGCTTTCCAGATTTTTATGTCGAATCTCTTGGCCTTGTGTATATACCCAGGGTTTAATGTTGAGTGAAGACAATGAACTTAGTATAAATAATATAAGCAAAtaggtttgtttttaataagtgTTTCATTTTATATTGTGTATTGGGACAGTTCATGTTCTTAATCTTCAGCCAAATAgtagaaattatttaaaacaacAGCAAGAAAAGGGCTACATTTCTTCTAAAAAGATACAATTTGATGATGGGCTGGAAAGCCACCTTTCTGGTatacaaagttgaaaaaaatatgTTCTCCCTTCCTGCTCCTTTAATTACTTTGCTGTCATTTTATTTGGAAAAATATTCTTGCTTCTTAAACTTCATCTTTCATAACAAAACTAGACACATACCTCTTACTTTTCCTTCTCACCTCTTTCTCTAAACATCCTGTTccctgttgtctgtctgcctatcCGGCTGGCCCTCAGCCCTGATTGTCAGAATCAGTGCCCAGGATGGTGCCGTGTCCTTTTTCTCCCTGCCTTTTTAGGGTGTGGTCTGGATGCTGTAGCTACAGGCTAGCTCTACTACTCTGGACCCTCCTCTACGCAGCATACTGTTTGCCTGATAGTTTTCTTTATGATGTCCCCTAGCTGCACCTTTGAATGGAAGCTCTTGGTCCTAGATGTAAAATTCCATTATGTCCTTTCATTTTTTCTGGGAAGAGGTTTTGTACCTGCTCAGCTAGCTCCTTCTTGAGTAAGAGGGATATTGTGAAAGCAAGGAGCCAGAGGTGAAATTCTGACTCGTACCTTGGATAAATCACTTACGCTGTGCATCAgtctcttcatctgtaaaatggagaaaatatttACTTTGCAGAGGATGAAATAGTTATTTGACATTGAGCTCTGGGCTTTAGTTAATACTTAGAAAGcatatcttcaaagtgctttacaagttGCCAGGTGTGGATTATGGCTTGGTTTCTTGAATTTATTCCTGCATAACCCCATTGGTAGGTTTCAGACTGAACAATTGCAATTCTTTCTAGGGCTGGCAGCTTTCTGACAGCAACTGCCACGTGTTGGAGAGAAGAAATCTCTCATGGTAGTTTGATTAAACTCTggaatttctttctttctagatGACTGATCCAGTCACAATAAATGTGGGTGGACACTTGTATACAACATCCCTCACCACTCTGACAAGATATCCTGATTCAATGCTTGGGGCCATGTTCGGGGGAGACTTCCCCACTGCCCGCGACTCTCAGGGCAATTACTTCATTGACCGAGATGGACCACTTTTCCGGTATGTTCTTAATTTTTTACGGACTTCAGAGTTGACTTTGCCCCTGGACTTCAAGGAATTTGACTTGCTTCGAAAAGAAGCAGATTTTTATCAAATTGAACCCCTAATCCAGTGTCTTAATGACCCCAAGCCTTTGTATCCTGTGGATACCTTTGAGGAAGTAGTGGAGTTGTCCAGCACACGGAAACTTTCCAAATATTCCAATCCAGTGGCAGTAATCATAACACAGTTAACCATTACAACTAAGGTCCATGCGTTACTGGAAGGCATTTCAAACCACTTTACCAAGTGGAATAAGCACATGATGGACACAAGAGACTGCCAAGTTTCCTTTACTTTTGGGCCATGTGATTACCACCAGGAAGTTTCCCTCAGAGTCCATCTGATGGAGTACATTACAAAACAAGGTTTCACTATCAGAAATACAAGAGTTCACCATATGAGCGAGCGGGCCAATGAAAATACAGTGGAGCACAACTGGACTTTCTGTAGACTGGCACGGAAAACGGATGACTGATGTATGACTCCACAGATGCCATTTCAGTGGTTACATGCAACTTCCGGGAACAGCATACCTGAGGGAATCTGGTTTTGACTAAAGCAACAGCATGGGCTTTTTTTATGAGACTATTTTTTAATAACTATTAAGGACTGGAGAAGTTACATGCTCTAGCAGATCTGTTTTGTCTTGTTCAGAAAAAGATATGCATGTGCCTGTTCACACTGTTAAGacacctttttttaaagaaagagtcTTAAAAATCAGTATGGTAAGAAATTTTATGTCAGCTCTTTCGACCTAAAGTGCTAAATTCACTTATTTAAATGGTCTGTAATCCATTTAATGCTAAAACACTGGGAATAAAGAACAAACAGGATTTAAGATGCAGATGGAGGAAATGCTAGCATCATGTAAACTAACCTAGTTTCTAAATCATTTAACAGTATTGTAATATTTTAGGAAAACAAATCCTACCCTTTTAAAGTACTTTTACAGTTATGACGACTGTTTTTCTATGCATATAAATCAAGCAACCAAATGTTATCTGTAGCCATGAAAGTGTGAGTAGAAATATTTATATGAGAGTCTGAATG from Gopherus flavomarginatus isolate rGopFla2 chromosome 6, rGopFla2.mat.asm, whole genome shotgun sequence includes these protein-coding regions:
- the KCTD6 gene encoding BTB/POZ domain-containing protein KCTD6 translates to MDNGDWGYMMTDPVTINVGGHLYTTSLTTLTRYPDSMLGAMFGGDFPTARDSQGNYFIDRDGPLFRYVLNFLRTSELTLPLDFKEFDLLRKEADFYQIEPLIQCLNDPKPLYPVDTFEEVVELSSTRKLSKYSNPVAVIITQLTITTKVHALLEGISNHFTKWNKHMMDTRDCQVSFTFGPCDYHQEVSLRVHLMEYITKQGFTIRNTRVHHMSERANENTVEHNWTFCRLARKTDD